In uncultured Fibrobacter sp., a single genomic region encodes these proteins:
- a CDS encoding tetratricopeptide repeat protein: protein MVKSFFASASILTFAVLIGFSSSFAADPRVEQGARFEAKGEYEKALGEYRSILADDPRNSEAYYLAAQVRMKMKDYSGALANFRLAYRYNPSMSEAYEGAARVYEALGQKPKAEAERAKDPKNNPVTEAPAAAPEEPVVEQPKVAEKKVEAPVEEPAPQPAKVKQEPVKEVKAELEKEPVKDAKSEVEELFEKGKALFDEGKYKEVVPVWREILAKRPGDPGAYFYAGLTRFELGEYDKAEYNLKKGLTFKERGNDANYFLALVYEKGKRKELEKKYLDAYLKKAAPSAVFRATAESRLAELRGDAVEAKPEAEKPAAPVQEKVEAKVEKEPKEKAPKKKAAPVSDDGPTIEVANMLFKSGNLEPALQMYKQLLDTELEPEERYFAMLQMGNIYRELRDFHSAVNRYRIIVQEFPDSDWATEAERAQLEAIWQEKHASELPRATRR, encoded by the coding sequence ATGGTTAAGAGTTTTTTCGCATCAGCTTCCATACTTACTTTTGCTGTACTGATTGGTTTTTCTTCGTCTTTTGCTGCCGATCCGCGTGTAGAACAGGGTGCCCGCTTCGAGGCGAAGGGCGAATATGAAAAGGCCCTCGGGGAATACCGCTCCATCCTGGCCGACGATCCTAGAAATTCCGAAGCGTATTACTTGGCTGCGCAAGTCCGCATGAAGATGAAGGACTACAGTGGCGCTCTTGCCAATTTCCGTTTGGCTTACCGCTACAATCCCTCGATGAGCGAGGCTTACGAAGGTGCTGCTAGGGTTTACGAAGCGCTGGGCCAGAAGCCCAAGGCCGAAGCCGAACGCGCGAAGGATCCGAAAAATAATCCTGTGACGGAAGCTCCCGCTGCGGCTCCGGAAGAACCTGTGGTTGAACAGCCGAAGGTGGCCGAGAAAAAGGTGGAGGCTCCTGTCGAGGAACCTGCTCCGCAGCCAGCAAAGGTTAAGCAGGAACCAGTAAAGGAAGTCAAGGCCGAACTGGAAAAGGAACCTGTGAAAGACGCCAAGTCCGAAGTTGAGGAACTGTTTGAAAAAGGAAAGGCTTTGTTCGATGAGGGCAAGTACAAGGAAGTCGTCCCGGTCTGGAGAGAAATTTTGGCCAAGCGTCCTGGTGACCCGGGTGCGTATTTCTATGCCGGTCTGACTCGCTTTGAACTGGGCGAATACGACAAGGCCGAGTACAACCTGAAAAAGGGACTTACCTTTAAGGAACGCGGGAACGACGCCAACTATTTCCTTGCCCTTGTTTACGAAAAAGGGAAACGCAAGGAACTGGAAAAGAAATACTTGGACGCTTATCTGAAAAAAGCTGCGCCGAGTGCGGTGTTCCGCGCTACTGCCGAAAGCCGCCTTGCCGAATTGCGAGGCGATGCTGTCGAAGCCAAGCCCGAGGCCGAAAAGCCTGCGGCTCCCGTGCAAGAAAAGGTGGAAGCCAAGGTGGAAAAGGAACCCAAGGAAAAGGCTCCGAAGAAGAAGGCTGCTCCGGTATCGGATGATGGCCCTACAATCGAAGTGGCGAACATGCTTTTCAAGTCAGGCAACTTGGAACCTGCTCTGCAAATGTACAAGCAACTTTTGGATACGGAACTCGAACCCGAGGAACGCTATTTCGCGATGTTGCAGATGGGCAATATCTACCGTGAACTTCGCGACTTCCATTCAGCGGTGAACCGTTACCGCATCATCGTGCAGGAATTCCCGGATTCTGATTGGGCCACCGAGGCCGAACGTGCTCAGCTCGAAGCCATTTGGCAAGAAAAGCACGCTTCTGAACTCCCTCGCGCCACTCGCCGTTGA